The genomic stretch agcCTGGATttcggaaaacggggcttaatgcatatgcgtaaaacaTCGTCCCAATTATATTGTGCTGTCCGCATGGGCTTATCAGTGAGAaaacttttcgcttttattgtacTTTTCGTAAAGTCTATTTTAGCGAGAATCaagtttacgcggaaagtgtcgtccttgcaGTTCGCACGGCGGCTAAATATGGGATGACGCTTTACGTGCTTTTATCCCCGTTATCCCAGAGCCGGGCGCAAACATaaaaacatgatattattttataatgatagTAACGATGATGCAGCCTTATGTCATACAAATGCATAAAACGTATAAAAAGATTGGATACGTTATTTTTTGGATGCGGATGGTGTTAATGGTTGtggttattattataattagtataatAAGTAGAAGAAGTATTATCTAATATCCATGACGATGTTTGTCATGATAAAGCTAATTgtttgatgatgacgatggtgacgATAAAGTCAACAACGCTTCGGATGAATGCATGAAATATCGCTAGCTGAATATTGTTGTCAATACTTAATATCCGGTTGATGCGTCAAGTCAAAGTGACCGTCATTCAGCGGGAAGTTCAGGACGCCGTCGATGACGTAGATAATGCCGTTACTGCACGCGATGCCGTCACGCACCAGGTCGAAAGACCGTCTGAGATTCGCGTAGCCAATATCAACCGAAGTAACTTCTGCCAAAGCGTAAGCAAAGGTAAGTCATTTAAAACACGATAACTACACTATATACCACATTCTTCGTGATGCCGATATCAACCGAAGTAATTTCTGTGAAATCGTGTGCATAGTAAGTTATGCATGATATAAGAACTGCAATATAAACAACGTTCTTCGTTAAATGAATATCAACTGAAGAAATAACTgcgaaagttttaaaacaaaaaaacacattattccTCCTACTCATAACCTTTATTGTCTTAGTAACCAGACTTAGTGTTTATTCTCTTAATACTTCATGAAGTAAAAACAAGCAATAGTTGTATAACgacgaaacaaaaacaaaatcgtTCAAGTTGAAAACTATGTTTGATATCAAATTCTTGTATAGGTGACCGTTTTACAGTAACACATATTTACCCGTTCTATACTAGGGTCCACATTTACAAAGGTAAAGGACGTATTGTAGCGATTTTCGTTGTAGAACACGCGACTACCACTAAACATTGCGTCCATGTACGCTTGATTTAACGTGATAGATGGCAGTGCAAGACTGTTGAATAACTGTGAAAGCAAAATATAACGTTATATTATTTTGCCGATtcgcatctgcgtaaagtgtcgtcccagatttttcgtttaaaggacttctctgcttagcaaaaatacagttaaggcggaacgtttcgtccctgatcagcctgtgcgggctgcacaggcctTTCTcagaagacacttaacgcacatggattaaagggaccttttcatagattttggcatgtattgaagtttgtctttaaatgctttatagttAAAGCTAGCCCAATTAAAACGAATTGAACCCtatctaaattatgaaataatgaAATTGTTTTACAATTCATACATCTTACCACATATGGACTATTGTTGTTCAAAATGGTGTTCAGccacaaaatcaaatttaaagaagATAATTTCGAAACAGAAACGAgcttcaaaaataataataaataaaccgtTTTTTTTTTCTCCTTCAATTTCCAATGTTCAATAAACTGGGATGGTTGTCATTAGAAAAAAGGTGTACATTTCTTTTTTGGGGACTATAGTCGCACTGTGTTCAAAGTTTTAGATGGCTCAATGCCTTATTATTTTGATGACGTTTTTTGTATCGAATAACAATACATACTCTCTTAGGTCCACCACCCACAAAGATTTATCATCTGTTGCCTTTAAAATGAATTACGGAAAGCGTACTTATGCCTATTGTGCGAGAAATATATGGAACtttattccaaataatataagACAAGCACATACATTTATTTCCTTTAACCGACACTTTAAAATCCATTTGCTACAAACGCAAAACTTGTTTTAATGTGGACGTGGATTGTATCGATAAAATACCGTTTTGGGGTATTTTTTGTGATTGTCTATgatatgttattatattatgtgaTATAAAAGAATGGAATAATGACAACATATAGGCTAGAAGTACatttattatcaattattatcatcatcatcatcatcatcatcatcatcatcatcatcatcatcatcatcatcatcatcatcatcatcatcatcatcatcatcatcatcatcatcatcatcataatcatcatcatcatcatcataatcatcatcatcatcatcatcaccaccaccaccaccaccaccaccaccatcatcatcatggtaataataataataataataataataataattattattattattattatttttttattattattattattattattattattattattattattattattattatttttattattactattattattattgcatggtaaatgttcagtattactgtttcctcacaattatcataactataacgaaaatttgcgattctgaaacttttttatttattttgtcaattaaccgaAACGTGAACAGGCCTCTTTAAGATAAATTCGTTCTTGAAACTATGAAAGACTGACCATTTCAATCATACATTTGCAGTTTTGTTgataataatatgcaaatctGTAATGGACCTAAAGACACACTACAGCAATAAATTTCAGTACACTGTAATTAAACCATTATAGttcatatcgttactataaatagtaacaaaatgacgtcgcgagtgGGTCGTTATTTGCACTTTGTACTTTTAAACTTTGCCCTTTATTTAATGATACATTTATATGTGATTAGGCAATTACATACCATGCAGAGAACCTACACGACAGTGATCCATATACCAGTGCCAACATTATTTTCAATCGTTTATGTCAATATCGTTTTCAGAGCCTTTGTAATACATACCTTGATTGTAGAAAATATCAATTAAACACGTTTAGTACAAATATAAACACGCACTTCTAGTACCCTTAGGTCCCATTGCGCTTTTATGTAATTGGTATTAGGTTCTGTGAAACTTGCTATACATTTGTTAAAGGGATCGAATCGCGCGAATGTTATAACCGCCTAACGATTAGAAGGTAATCATGTACGATTCCACCTAAAAAAGTCTTCTCGGAATCGAATCAAAAACGTCGTGAACGGGTTGTACGAAGAAAACAGACTAGATAGTGTCGTTGGTAGTCTAAGGCTATATATAATTATGCTTGAAATATTGTCTGTGTTATTAATTAACCAATATAACTAAATATCCATTACACACTGTATTGTCTTTTTAAAACACCCATTTCAATTAGTTACGGCTGTGAAAATATGAATACTATGTAAATGATTACACCCCGTATTTGTCTCGCTTGTAAATAAGCGTGCTAGAACACGTGTTCACGTGACAGGTAGACTTCATGTGTACCGCCTTAACACGCATAATGACACTCGTGTTCCGTGGTATTCAAGTTAAATTACACACTATATTTGTGTATCATTAATAATAGAGTAATTCGCTTTGTAGGCCTATTTGTTACAAATGTAGGTCAACTAAAATGTACATGTTGTTCGTGTGTATCATTAATAACCGGACAGCAATGAGCGATGTAGGGTAATTTGTTACATATGTAGGTCAACTAAAATTCACATGTTGTTTGAAGACATAACAATAACGTTGTTTACATTTAGATGAACGCTATTTAGCACGTAGGTAAGGCATGACAAGCAGTAACTGTGaagttttcatttattataaCAACAGGTCATCGAGAATTAAACATTGATACACAACGTTGCGCTATGACAATATGATGAAAATTTATACACACAATGTAATGGGCATTTTCGATTTAAAGTGGGCTTCTATTTTGTATACTTCCGCCtacattttattacttttttttcatatttatctaAGATTCGCCCTTGACAATCAGTATGTAAAAAACTGAAATATTGATCAACCTTATCTAAttctgaaaaaacaaacaatattagtATATGGTgtatatataacaacaacaacaacagatatATGACAATGAATAATAAAATACAAGTATCATCCGAACAGACAGATATTACCTTAAACACCGTCCATACAATTTCATTTATTCGCAAAATATCATTATCATAAGTGccaatatgaaaatattatttgctaaGTCCAAAATACTTGCAATCTAAGTAAAAACAGGTACCTACAGGTCTTTTTTAAGAACAATGGTATCAACTTATTCGACTAACTATAATGGTGGAATTATGTCTGTTAAGTACACACGATGACAGGAAAAAGGAATACAATATTATCATATGGTTACTGAATTGAGAGTATGTAGAAGAAAGTTCAGTTTTATGATGTAACTACAAACTCTATGTACACCGACTTGTGACTTGTTTTCTATGTTCCTACTATCATCAGAAGTATTATTATAATgaatgctgttgttgttaatcAGTAATCCTACTTTTGTAATTGGAAAGTATTTACATAAGTACTTTACTAttactattaattattttacagcTGCTGGTTCAAAACTCAAACTTTCGGTTCTTTCTAGacaatataatgtttaaaataacccATATGTTAGTGACTCTATATTTGGGCATTTTCGCATAATAGCGACTGTCTCACAGGACTTAACGTATATACTACTTTTTGTGTATAtgattgtttaattctcttttaaataagctcacatgttattacatatttttattgtctTGAAATTTGCTTAAACGAATAAACTACCTTTCTGTCAGAAAGTCATTGTCGTTTACTCTGCAACATGCCATTGGCAGAGCCGTATGTTGTGACAGAAGTCCCAGAAATAAATCAAACTTGTTCAGTGACATTAACATGCATAAACCTGCGGTCTAGCAAacgttttacaaacaaataactGTTCACAGATGCAGCGTGGTAATTCAACTTCGGTTGATCAATAGTTATCTTTAAATACgcacaaatgtttattttacatttattttgcatttactAGCATAATAGCtgcactgttttttttaaatacctacGACATCTCTTTGATTATTCACTCGATGTTTTTGAGTGACGCCATCGTCATTGTTACGTAACTGCAATGCGTATGTACATGTTTTCGCGCGGAAAAGGGCGAATATTTGGGTATTTGGAtattttggccgtgctctgtgaaaagggggtttaatgcatgtgcgtaaagtgctgtccctgattagcctgtgcagtccgtacaggctaatcagggacgacattttccgctgttatgatattttctgtttaaaaaaagtctcttcttagcaaaaatacagtttaggcggaaagtgtcgtccctgattagcctgtacatacaCTTTACGCCAATGccttaaaccccgttttcacagagcgcggctcatttatataAAGTTTGTTAGACACTCGAAATAATGTTCGGCTAGGCGTTGATTATTTGAGGTAATAATCGAAGTTGTGACGTTCCGAGGCTTGTTAATAAACCACTCGTGCTATATCCCTCGTAACCCACACGCATGGAATCTCCAAACCTTTCGTTATAACCGCAATTTTCAACAGTTAACcggaaataatttataaaatatataaaaggtgAATATTACCTTAAACAAGTTGGACAAATTACGTGCTTTAATGCATAATGCGGCACTGATAAATACAAGAACTGTTTCTACGCTATTTTAAagaaacttttaaaaataaacaaataatacaatgacaGCGAAGTTTAATAAACAGTTATTATAGTAAGTATGTATTAATTTGCGAAACAGAACCCACAATGCGTTTATGAATAATGTTTTAGTCTAAATTACCATTCACCGACAGTCTCGAAATAGTTTAAACACAACTCCTAAGCGTAGTACCCTCATAAGCCTAGTTGTTTAGCAATGCTCGGTCTGTAACAACAGCGTATAGTTGGCAACCTCAGGACAGTGGTGAACATATTATGGAGCATCGAACAGCTTCCGGGTCGAACCTGAGCGTCTGCCGGGCAACGCTGAAGGAAGGTGCAGAAACAGTGCCCACCGATACCCGGACTGTCGCTCAGAACAGACGCTGCGACTTCACCCTGTTCTGGTGGCTCCACCGtcgttgtcgttgttgttgttgtcgaccGTCGCTGTGGTCCGGTGATGAACTGTTGTTGAGAAGCCGGTCGCTGCCATTGCTGTTGCCGCTGCGCGTTAAGTCGACCCCCAACGGGCTCCACAACAACTCTTTCACCGGAATTTCCGCCGCTCTGACCACCCGCGGCGCCGTAATTATACCCGAAATACCCTTGCGTTGTCGCCGTCCCATACCACGGTCCGTCGGTAACCGCATACGTGGAGACGTCGTCGTCCATTTCCGGTGGTTCCGCTGTGGTGGTGGTTGGTCTCGCCATGGGTGTGGGGGTCTGGCCCCAGGCCGCCACTCTTTGCCCGGGAGGACGGGTCATCACAGGGGGATGCTGTACTGAATAGCCGGAGTGTCGTGATTTAATGCGCGTCGGGGGTAATTGGGCTGAAAGAAGAAAACGTGTGACCTTTTACGTATGCTTACAATCTGATAGTTACTCACCTTGACAAATCAACGTGACGTGTTGGATGTACGTCAATGACATATTTAACAGTATTTCTAAATATTAAGAGTAATAAATTCAAATGGCAATGCATATATgtcttattgaaatatttaattacatgtgtTCGGTATTATTGCAATATAATGTTAGTATACACTATTATtgagttttttgttgttttcgcGACTAAAAATTTCATAGTTTGTTCCTTACACATTTGAACATGCATGTTACTCAACTCAATCCTACAATCAATTTCGATtgcgtttaaaatatattttttataggtACTTAAATATGTCCACTTAATGCATATAATTGTAATTCGACATGTCATTCATTTCTGACACCGTCGTTAATGGCAAAACAGTGCACCTTAATCATCGTCGCCCAGTTATAATGGATCATAGAAAGAAATGACAATTATGGCTAACAGTGCGTATGTTGAGGTGAATGTGTTTTTCTTGTAATATATGTTTGACTGACAAATCAAGCGTTTATCGATTACTCAGCAGACCTCTTAAAGACCAAAACGGTATTCGAGCTTGTTAACATCTTGTTATTGGTGACAAAAGTATAATTAATCTTGTTTGACCTTGTCGTGAGTAAGTGAGTTTAGGACAGAGATGCgtttaaatgagccgcgctctgtgaaaagggggtttaatgcatgtgcgttaagtgtcgcccaagataagcctgtgaattccgcacaggctaatcagggtcgacactttccgccttaacttgatttttgctatcAAGAGCCTGTCTTTACTCagcaaatatcataaaagaggaaagtgtcgtccctgattagcctgtgcggactgcacaggcaattctgggacgacactttacgcgcatgcattaaccccctttttgcacagagcacggtccaaatgCATTTACATTGCCATTGTTATAACTACATTGTATGTTTAAAAGCGTCTCACCATGATTACATCGTTAAATTGAACTTAGAAACGATTTTTAAAAGTATGTTGGCGGGCGCTCGGTAATCACACACATATAACCGTAATCATCACGAATTAGAGCGCCAACCTGCcataaaattgatatttcttcGGTATATCAATTTGGGaagattgtttttaattgttttaaaatgttggcACAGAAAAAACGGAGAAACATTAACTGTGTGAAGTTCGGGGAAAGCCTTAACTAATCTTAGAGTCAGTATAAAGAAGTTCTTCAGCGAACTAGTTGTTATCGTACTTATCCTATTAATACTGGTTATCGAACTTGAACAAGAAACACAGTGTCACCAAGTTTGATTATGATATGATTTGATTAATATACAGTTAAAACTGTTTTAGTTAGATAGCGAACAAGCGTTACGTGGCAAGTATTGGGTTATTGATAGGACATAATTAAGAAACATTTACACAGATCTGGCTAATGTTTTACCTAATTTAATGCCCAAATATGatgtttaaaactatttcaattagaaaCGCACAAGGTTAAATGTGTCTTTTTCGTAATGCAAAGTTCAGAAGTGCTTCAAGCGATTTAGCTGGTTAtcgaacttggccgagatatTATAACCACACACTTTTTTTACCGAGttagattttaatatttttgtataattcaaGGGTTATAATTCAGAGCAAAAACCGACCTTGACGCATACCTCGGTTTCCGGATCAATTCTTCATTACAAGTAATAAAGCATACATAACCTAAAATTACATTATGTTTCGacttaaaataaacattctttgACAATAACACGATTCTTTTGTCCTGCTAGTATTTCAAAACGGTAtagaaaaagttaaaaaaaatatttattagacCTAGTGTACAAAGTTGCCTAAAATCAAAATAACGTACTAATCTAAGGTTACAAGAACAAAATCGCTTTTGGTGAAGTATAAATTATATCCAATATCAACATGCACACAGTTTCATTAAGAAGAtctataataaagaaataatttccgCTTCATCAATGTTTTAGTTCAGTAAAATACGTTTTGCAGTTCGTTTTCTTTTGCAGTTgtgagcagtccacacaggctaatcagacaaCCCTTGTCATCTTAAGTGAATTTTCTGAAAAGATGGGAATACCtttaagcgtaaagtgtcgtccctgataagctaataagggacgacactttacgcacgtgcattaagcgcCCTTTGCGAAACCACGACAAcgtgaaacattaaaaaaaaaaaacgttggtcACGAGCCTATTTCTGTGTGTTCTAAATGAACACTTTTTTGAGCTCAAAATGGATGGCGAGGATTCgggaaaaataaacaaatgatcATCGCT from Dreissena polymorpha isolate Duluth1 chromosome 10, UMN_Dpol_1.0, whole genome shotgun sequence encodes the following:
- the LOC127847276 gene encoding uncharacterized protein LOC127847276 isoform X2, encoding MTRPPGQRVAAWGQTPTPMARPTTTTAEPPEMDDDVSTYAVTDGPWYGTATTQGYFGYNYGAAGGQSGGNSGERVVVEPVGGRLNAQRQQQWQRPASQQQFITGPQRRSTTTTTTTTVEPPEQGEVAASVLSDSPGIGGHCFCTFLQRCPADAQVRPGSCSMLHNMFTTVLRLPTIRCCYRPSIAKQLGL
- the LOC127847276 gene encoding uncharacterized protein LOC127847276 isoform X1 encodes the protein MSQYAFIVVCVLLVALAESLTAQLPPTRIKSRHSGYSVQHPPVMTRPPGQRVAAWGQTPTPMARPTTTTAEPPEMDDDVSTYAVTDGPWYGTATTQGYFGYNYGAAGGQSGGNSGERVVVEPVGGRLNAQRQQQWQRPASQQQFITGPQRRSTTTTTTTTVEPPEQGEVAASVLSDSPGIGGHCFCTFLQRCPADAQVRPGSCSMLHNMFTTVLRLPTIRCCYRPSIAKQLGL